The Ornithinimicrobium faecis region GCCTTCTGGGTGCGCTCTGACCAGCCGCTGCTGGAGGGCGTGCCGGTCAGCGGCCTGGCCCACACGGTCCGGTTGCTCGACATCTCCAACGGCATGACGGTGCGCGCTCAGCCTCAGGAGGTCGCCTTCCCCAACATCGACCTCACCGCACACTTCTTCGCCCAACCGCAGGGCGACTGGGTCGGCTTCGACACCTCGGTGAGCTTCGGCGCCAGCGGAGTCGGGCTGACCAGCAGCGTCCTGCACGACGAGACCGGCCCGGTCGGCACGATGGCGCAGATCCTCACCGTCCGACCCTGACGTATGCCGAGTGGTCGCCTCAGAGGGCGACCTCACCGCTGATCAGCACGTTGGCCTGGCCACCCACCCACACCTGCCCGTCCTTGAGCCGCAGGTCGACGCGGCCGGCCCGCCCCAGTGCTGTGCCCTGGCGCACGGTGAACGCCTCCGGGGCGAGACCGGCACCCGTCAGCCACACGCCGAAGCCGGCGTTGAGGCTGCCTGTCACGGGGTCCTCGTTGCTTCCGGGTCCGGGGACGAAGGCACGCACCTCGTAGTCGGCCGGGCCACCTGGGGCGTGCGGTCCGATGACGCCGAGGTCGAGATCGCCGAGGGCCGCGAAGTCCGGCTCCAGAGCCAGGACCTCGTCGGCTGAGTCGAGCACGACACCGACCCAACCGGGACCGTTGTCGATCCACTGGGCGTGCTTGATCTGCTCGGGACGGATCCGCAGCGCTGCCACGATCTGCTGCACATCAGGCTCCTCCACCTCACCCGAGCGGAGGAAGTCCGGCGCGGCGAAGGCCAGCTGCTCCTCGGCATACCGGATGGGGATCAGCCCGGCCCCGCACTCCTGGATGACCACGCCATCCGTGGCGGGCACCCCGCCGGCCTCGAGCCACGCGCGGGCACTGCCGAGCGTTGGGTGGCCCGCGAAGGGAAGCTCCTCGCTCGTGGTGAAGATGCGCACGCGATAGTCCGCCCCAGGATCCGTCGGCGGGAGCAGGAAGGTGGTCTCGGAGAGGTTGGTCCAGTTCGCGAACCGGGCAAGCTGGTCATCGGTGAGGCCGTCGGCGTCGTGCACCACCGCGAGCGGGTTGCCGCGGCACGGTTCGCTTGCGAAGACATCAACCTGGGAGAAGCGCATGACCCCAGTGTGCCCCGGTCCGCCAGAGACGGCCGACCCAATAAATCACGTGCGCCTGGCTCTGCCTCATGGTGCGATCGGGCCATGACGATCGCGTTGAGGACTCCCACCGTTGCTGAGCTGGCTGCCGCGCTGGACGTGCTGGCCTCCTGGCAGACCGAGGAGGCACCATTCCAGTTGCACCCCGGCGACATCGGCTGGTTCTGGCGGCACGGGCCGGAAGCAGCGGCGGCTGCCGTGCGCACCTGGAGCCGCGACGGGTCCCTGGTCGCGCTGGGGCTTCTTGATGAGCCGGACCTGCTGCGCCTGGCCATCGCACCCGGCGCGCACCAGGACCACGAGCTGGCCCAGCAGCTGGCGGACGACATCGCTGACCCGGACAGCGGGGTGCTGCCTGCGGGCACGGTCACCCTGGAGGTGGCTCGCGATGTGCTCCTCCACGACCTGCTCGACGAGAACGGGTGGGCCCGGGTCGACCCCTGGCCGATCCTGCACCACGACCTCGCGTCGGTGGACGAGCACGGGCTGCGCATCCAGGTGATCACCGAGCAAGAGGCATCGGTGTGGGCTCACGTCCACGGCGCTGCCTGGGGTGGGGGCCCGAGCGACGAGGCCGCGGTCGAAGCACGCTGGCACCGTTTCGCTGGCGGTCCGGCCTTCGCGAACGCACGGTGCCTCGTCGGCTGGGACCAGGAGGACAACGCCGTCGCCACCGTCACCGTGTGGGCAGCAGGTCCCGGCCGGCACGGCATCGTCGAGCCGATGGGCGTGCACCCGGATCACCGGGGGAAGGGCCACGGCCGCGCCATGAACCTCGCCGCCGCGAGCGCGCTGCTGGAGATGGGATCCACGTCCGCAATGGTCGCCACGCCTGGCTCAAACGTCGGCGCCGTCGCTGCCTACGAGGCAGCCGGCTTCCGGTCCCTCTACGAGCGCCTCGACCGCCGCCGGGACTCCTGACGAGAAGCCGCCGGATGCACGGCTGACCGCCACGTGAGCCGCCAGCAACGCCGGGGCACCCTCATCTCAGGGGGATTTTGGTTGCTCGCGCCAGGCCCGCTCAAAGGGCAGTCGCCAGGCGTGCGGCGCGATCAGTTGGTGGATCGCATTCGGCCCCCAGGTTCCTGGAGCGTAGGGCTTGACCGGCGGCGGATTCTCCAGCAGCGGCGCGGCGCGTGCCCACAGGCTCTCGATGCCTTCGGCGGTCGTGAACAGCGTGTGGTCGCCGTGCATCGCGTCCAGGATCAGCCGCTCGTAGGCCTCCAGGACGTCACCGGCCGCCGCTGTCTCCCGGGTGGAGAACTGCATGGACAGCTTCTCCAACTTCATCCCCGGCCCGGGTCGCTTGCCATAGAAGGACAACGACACTTTGGACTCATCAGCCAGGTCGAACGTCAGGTGATCCGGGCCAGCCTGTCCGACACCGGAGTTGGACGGGAACATGGAGCGCGGGGCCTCCTTGAAGGCGATGGAGATGATGCGCGCTCCCTCAGCCATCCTCTTGCCCGTGCGCAGATAGAACGGGACACCCGCCCAGCGCCAGTTGTCGATCTGACAGCGCAGCGCGATGAAGGTCTCGGTGTCCGAGTCCCTGGCGACCCCCTCCTCGGTGAGGTACTCGGCATACTGCCCGCGCACGACATGCGCCGGATCGAGCGGGAGCAGTGAGCGGAAGACCTTGTTCTTCTCCTCGCTGATGGCCCCCGGCTCCAGAGCGGTGGGCGGCTCCATCGCGACGAAGGCCAGCACCTGGAACAGGTGGCTCACCACCATGTCCTTGAAGGCTCCGGTTGCCTCGTAGAACCCGGCGCGCCGGTCCAGGCCGAGAGTCTCTGGGATGTCGATCTGCACGTGATCGATGAAGTTGCGGTTCCAGATGGGCTCGAACAGGCCGTTGGCGAAGCGGAACGCCAGGATGTTCTGGGCCGCTTCCTTGCCGAGAAAGTGATCGATCCGGAAGATCTGCTCCTCGGTGAAGGTCTCGTGGATGTGTGCGTTGAGGTCGACGGCGCTGGCCAGGTCCGTGCCGAACGGCTTCTCCATCACGATGCGAGAGTCGGTGACCAGGTCGGCGTCGCGCAACAACTCGATCACGGACAGCGCGGCCTTCGGGGGGACGCTCAGATAGTGCAGCAGTCCAGCGTCCTCCCCCATCGACGCCTGTCCTTCGCGGACGACCCGCGCCAGCGCCTGTGCGCCCGCTGCGGACGGCACGAAGTGGAGACGCTCGGCGAACTTGGCCCACTCCTGATCACTGAGGTCCCGGTTGCCGAACTCGTGGATGGCCTGCTTGGCGAACTCCCGGAACTCGGCATCGTCGAGTTCCTCCAACGACGTCCCGACGACCCTGATCTCCGGGGCCAACTCAGACACGGACAGATAGGCCAGTCCAGGAAGGAGCTTGCGCCGCGCGAGATCGCCACACGCCCCGAACAGCACGATGACGTGGGGGTCGGCGAACTCCGTCGCTTGCGGTGCCGGCCCGAGCCCGGGATAGGACGTGGTCTGGGCGAGTGGATCGATCCGGTCAGTCACCCTGCGGAGTCTTGCAGCAACCTGCAGAGGTGTCGAGGGCAACGTGGCAAGGGAACGAGGATCGGGAGGGGGTTAGTCGGTGCCGACGAAGCCGGACTCAAAAGCAGCGATGACCGCCTGCGTGCGGTCGCGGGCGTCGAGCTTGGTCAGCAGCGAGCGCACATAGGTCTTGACGGTCTCGCGGCCCAGGAAGAGCTCGGCCGCGATCTCGGCGTTGCTGTGGCCCCGAGCCAGCAGGCGCAACACCTCAGCCTCACGGGTCGACAACGCCGGCAGCACCCGAGCAGGCCGGGCCGTGCGACGCACCAGGTCGCGGATGGCATCCGGGAAGAGCAGTCCATCCACCGCCGCGACGGTCCGCACCGCGTGCACCAACTGATCGGCGCCAGCGCGCTTGAGCAGGAAACCGTGGGCGCCCGCCTCGAGCGCCTCCAACACATACGAATCGTGCTCGAAGGTCGTCACCACCAGCACCCGCGGTGGGTCGTCGGCTCGCAGCAACCGCCGCGTCGCCTCAATGCCGTCCAGACGGGGCATCCGCACGTCCATCACCACCACGTCGGGCGTGACCTGCCGCGCTCGAGTCAGGGCCTCCGCGCCGTCTGCTGCCTCGCCCACCACCTCGAGGTCGGGCTCGGATCCGAGGATCGCGGCGAAGCCCGAGCGGACCATGGCGTCGTCATCCACCACGAGCACGCTGATCATGAGTCACCTCTGGCCGGCAGGCTCGCCTCAAGCCGCCACCACGGCCGCCCGTCGAGGCTGACCGGACCGGCAACGAGGGTTCCACCGGCCAGGGTCAGGCGCTCGCGCATCCCCACGAGTCCGCGGCCGCCGGCGCGTGCTGTCCCCTCGCCAAGGACTGGGTTCTCCACCAGGATCTCGATGCGCCCATCCTCCACCTGCACCCGGCCACGTGCCTCACCGGACCCGTGACGGTGGACGTTGGTCAGGGCCTCCTGCACCACCCGGTATGCCGTGCGCGCGGCCTCCGCACCCACGTCACCGATGGCGTCGTCACAGGTGATGGTGGAGCGGCCCTGCGGGCCGAGGTCGCCCAGCAGGTCGGCGATCGGCGCCAGGCTCGGCGCGGGGTCGAGGGGTGGGCCATCGACGCGAGTGCCCTCACGCAGCGAGCCGAGCACCTCGTCGAGCTCGGACACCGCTGCCCGCGTGGCCTTGGAGATCTGCTCCAGAGCCCGCTGGGCAAAGGCAGGATCCCGGCTGGCGACCCGCGCGCCAGCCTCGGCCTGCACCCCGATCGCCGTCAGGGAGTGCCCGATGGAGTCGTGCAGCTCACGCGCCAACTCGTGCGAGCGCAGGAGCCGCGCACGATCCTCCTCGGCCAGCAGGAGCAGGTCGCCAGATGTTGGTCCCAGGACGCGCGGTGCCAGGGCACGCAGCAGCGCCACCAGGACCACCTGCCCCAGGGTCCCGAGGAGCAACAGGGCCAGGCCGAGGGCACCCACTGCCACAGCAGGCAGGGAGCGCAACATCTCCGGCAGGGACTCGCCGACACCGTCATTGACCGTGGCGACCAGCAGGACGAGACCCTGGGGCACGCACCAGAGCAGCGCCAGCAGCGACGTGCCCCCGAGCAGGATGACGATGACAGCCCAGAGCAACCCACGACGGCGCGACTCCCAGGAAGAACTGTCGGCTGGCCGAGTCAGTGGCACCTCGAGCAGGGTGCTGGCCAGCCCCACCTCGGCCGCGCGGACCGGCGGAGCGAGCAGCAGGGCCACCACGATGACACCCACGAGCGCAACGAGGGTCGCCATCACCAGCCGCACCGAGCCCTGCGTGGTGACGATGGTCATGCTGAATCCGAAGGTCAGCCACGCCACCAGGGCCGCGCAGGCACCGCCCACCAACAGGTGCAGCAGTCCCTTCGTCCAGCGTCCGACCATGATTGCCAGTCTGGCAGCAGACGGCGGCGGCCTCCTCCCCCTTATGAGGGAGCGCGAACCCTCGCCGGTGGGAGGTGCGCCTGGCCACCACCGCGGGACGGTGGAGCCATGAACACCAGAACAAGCTCCGCTCCAGCCACCAGACAACCAACCACCACGCATCGTCCCGACTCCGGGTCCCTGCCGCCGGTGGGGCCGGCACGTCGGGCACTCGCCGGGTTCGCCGCACTGACGACCCTGCCCTATCTGGCCCTCAAGGTGTCCTGGCTGGCCGGGATGCGGACCGGGCTCAACGACCCGGAGTTCGGCCACAGCAGCACCATGTTCTGGCTGAACTCCCTGACCATGGGCCTGGATGTCGTCGCCCTCGTGCTCGCCGTGATCTTCCTGACGCGGCGCGGCCTGCGCGCTCCGGCCTGGCTGGTCCTGCCGCCAATGTGGATCGGCGCCGGTCTGCTGGGCCAGATCCTGCTCGCCCTGCCGCTGGCGGTGTTCGTCAACACCGTGGCTCCCTCGCACCCGCCGACCGACGAGATCCCGCCGCTGGCCGACTGGGTCTATCCGCTGGTGTATGCCGGCTTCGCCGGGTTGGGCATCGGCCTGCTCGGGGCGTTCGCGATCTATGCCCGGCAGCGCTGGGGAGGACGGTCCCTGCCACCGGTGACCGCGCGGGCACGCCGGATGCTGCGCGGTGCGGCAGTCCTGATCGTGGGCGCTGGCGTCGTGCACACGGTCGTGTCCGGTGTGCCGCTGGATGCCCGGTTGCTCGATCTGGCGGTCGCGGTGGTGACCGCTGCAGCACTGCTCGCTCTCGGCCGTCCGAGTCTGCGCGGTCGGAGGGCCACGACAGCGCTCGTGGTCGCCTTCGTGGGGACCGGGGCCGTGGTCGCCTGGGGCACCTATCTCGGGGTGATCACGGCGATCCCCAACGAGTTGGTCGGACAGACGGAGACCGACTGGGCAACGGTCGGTGGTGCGGCGCTGCGCATGGCGGCCGGTTTCGTCGGCGTCGGTGCACTGGCGGTCCGGCTGACCCGGCGGTGACGACTTGGTAGGGACAACTTGGCTCTAGACGGCGTGGCTGAGGCCCTCGACCAGCGCCAGGGCTCCCATGCCAGCGAGCACCAGTCCGGACAGGATCTCGAACGCCGAGCCGGTGAGGACCCGACCGACCCGGCCACGTCCGGCGACCGAGGCCAGGACCACCAGCCAGAGGCCGACGCTGCCGGCGGCGATGGCCGGGACGACCACCGCTGAGCCGACCGTCAGCTCCGCCGGCAGCACGCGGGGGAAGGCGGCCAGGAAGATCAGGCCGGTCTTCGGGTTGGTCAGGCTGCTGGCCAGTCCGACGGCCAGCGGTCGACTCGGGGGCGCCAGCGCGGCACCGGAGGTGTGGTGACGCAGCCCGTTGCGCAGGGCGAGCAGTCCCAGGACGAGGATCAGCAGGCCGCCGACGGCAGTGACCGTCGGGAGCAGGTGCGGCCAGGCGTCCAGCGCCAGCCGCAGGCCGGTCAGGGCGAACAGTGACCAGACCACGATCCCGGCTGCCGCACCGGCCGCATAGCGATAGCCCGCCGTCGCCGAACGGGCGCCACAGCGCAGGGTGAGCAACGTGTCCGGCCCCGGAGTGAGAGCGAGAATCACGCTGACCGAGATCAGGCCGCTGAGCAGTGGCCAGGTCACGTCGAGACCCTTGAGACCGTCGGGACCGCTGGGACCGCCGGGACTGCTGAGCAGACCCGCGCGAACGGAGCCGGCGAGACAGGGAGGAAGTGGCGGTGGGGCACTCTCTCAGAATGAGGCCGCCACCATGTCGGCACAAGCAATGATCTGCACACAATCGTTCGTTCCTGCCTTATCTTTGAGCACATGATCGACGTGCAGCGCCTTCGGGTCTGGCAGGCAGTGGTCGCGAGTGGCTCGGTGCACGCGGCGGCCCGGCACCTGGGCTACACCCCGTCGACGGTCAGTCAGCACGTCAAGCTCCTGGCGCGCGAGACCGGCCTGGTGCTGGCCACGCGAGTCGGGCGGGGCATCGAGCCCACCGCTGCCGGGCTGCGTCTTGCCGAGGAGGGCAGCGAGGTGATCTCCAGTCTGGGGCGACTGGATCACGTCGTGTCCGACCTGCGGGATGGTCGCACCGACCACCTGAGCATCGCGTGCTTCGCGTCGGTCGCCCAGACGTGGGTGCCGGAGGTCGCAGAGCGGCTGCGTCACGAGCTCCCCGGCGTGGTCCTCGAGGTCAGCATCAGCGAGCCCCACGGCGGGCGAGGACGACGAGCACCCGATCTCGAGGTGGCCTCAGAGGCCCCGGATGAAGCCGGGTCGACCGGCGCGGCCTTCGTCCGCCACGACCTGGGCCTGGACCCCTTCGTCGTGGCCCTGCCCGTCGGCCACCGGCTTGCCTCAGCTGATGAGGTCCGCGTCGCCGAGTTGGCCGACGAGACCTGGATCGACAACGTCGTCTATGACAGCCCCACCCTGCGGATCCTGGTCGAGGCGTGCCGGGCCGCGGGGTTCCAGCCACAGTTTGCCGCCCGCTGCGATGACCACCAGGCGACCCTCGGCCTGGTCGCGGCCGGGCTCGGCATCACCGGCCTGCCCTCCCTCGCAGCCCACCGACTGCCGGACGGCGTGGTCGCCGTGCCGCTGGTGGACCCCGTGCCCCAACGCCGGATCGTCGCCAACCAGCGCCACCTCACCGCCCACACCCGGGCCTCCGCCGTGGCCCTGGAGGCCCTGCAACAGCTGGCCACCCAGGTGCGCGAATAGCGCAGAGAGGCCAGGATGTCGGGACAGGATGTTGACCGAGGGCGACCGTCCACGAAAGGACGCACCATGACCCAACCACCACCCGCCCAGTCAGCACCCGCCCAGCCAGAACCCACACCGGCGGCCGCGGGACTACCCGACGGATCGGCATACGTCCTGCACATCGACTGTCCCGAACGGCCCGGGCTCGCGCACCTGGTGACCGGCTTCCTGCAGGACTGGCACGCGGACATCCTGGAGCTCAAGCAGTTCGACGACTTCCGTGCCGGGCGGTTCTTCCTGCGCGTGCACTTCGTGCTCGACCGCCAACACGAGGACCCCGGGGCGGAGGGTTTGCGCGCCGCCTTCGCACCGCTCGCAGAGCAGTGTGACGGCACCTTCGACATCCGGGCTGCGAGCGCCAGGCGGCGCGTGCTGATCATGGTCAGCAAGTTCCCCCATGCCCTCAACGACCTGCTCTTTCGCGCCCGCAACGATGAGCTCGGCGCCGAGATCGTCGCCGTCGTGTCGAATCACCCGGACGCGCAGCAGCTGGTGGAGTGGCACAAGATCCCGTTCTTCCACGTCCCGATCACCAGGGACACCAAACCAGCGGCCGAGGCCCGTCTGTTGGAGCTCGTCGAACAGTTCGACGTCGAGCTGGTGGTGCTGGCTCGCTATATGCAGATCTTCAGTGACGAGCTGTCCCGCACCCTCAGCGGGCGGGCCATCAACATCCACCACTCGTTCCTGCCCAGCTTCAAGGGGGCCAAGCCCTATCACCAGGCCTATGACCGCGGTGTCAAGACGGTCGGGGCGACCGCGCACTATGTCTCCAGCGACCTGGACGAGGGCCCGATCATCGCCCAGAGCGTGCAGGAGGTGGACCACTCCTTTGGCCCGGAGGAACTGGTCGCCGCCGGGCGCGACACCGAGTGCAAGGCGCTGTCCAATGCGGTCCGCTGGCACTGCGAGGACCGCGTCTTCCTGCACGGCCACCGCACGGTCATCCTGCGCTGACTGGCCGACCCTGGACGGCAACCGCGCTGGGCCCGACACTTGAGCCCATGACGTCCTGGTTCAACAACCCTGCAGCCCGCCGGTGGTCCCTCGATCGCCGCTCAGACGACCCGGCCGAAGGCACCGCGCGCGACTTCCACCGCACCCTGCCCGACTATGCGCCGACCCCTCTCGTGGACCTTCCTGCCCTGGCCGCCGAGCTCGGCGTGGGGCGGGTGCTCGTCAAGGACGAGTCGTCCCGTCTCGGCCTGCCGGCCTTCAAGATCCTCGGGGCCTCCTGGGCGTGCCGACAGGCGGTCACCCGCAGCCCCGGAGCCCACCTGGTGACGGCCACGGACGGCAACCACGGACGGGCCGTGGCCCGGATGGCTCGCGAACTGGACACGAGCGCAACGATCTTCGTGCCGGCCGTCATGCCTGGGAGCACTGCCGCCCTGATCGCCGCCGAGGGTGCCGAGGTGGTCCGCGTGGACGGGGACTACGACGAGTCGGTGCGCACTGCTGCCAGGCACGCCGC contains the following coding sequences:
- a CDS encoding GNAT family N-acetyltransferase gives rise to the protein MTIALRTPTVAELAAALDVLASWQTEEAPFQLHPGDIGWFWRHGPEAAAAAVRTWSRDGSLVALGLLDEPDLLRLAIAPGAHQDHELAQQLADDIADPDSGVLPAGTVTLEVARDVLLHDLLDENGWARVDPWPILHHDLASVDEHGLRIQVITEQEASVWAHVHGAAWGGGPSDEAAVEARWHRFAGGPAFANARCLVGWDQEDNAVATVTVWAAGPGRHGIVEPMGVHPDHRGKGHGRAMNLAAASALLEMGSTSAMVATPGSNVGAVAAYEAAGFRSLYERLDRRRDS
- a CDS encoding sensor histidine kinase, whose product is MVGRWTKGLLHLLVGGACAALVAWLTFGFSMTIVTTQGSVRLVMATLVALVGVIVVALLLAPPVRAAEVGLASTLLEVPLTRPADSSSWESRRRGLLWAVIVILLGGTSLLALLWCVPQGLVLLVATVNDGVGESLPEMLRSLPAVAVGALGLALLLLGTLGQVVLVALLRALAPRVLGPTSGDLLLLAEEDRARLLRSHELARELHDSIGHSLTAIGVQAEAGARVASRDPAFAQRALEQISKATRAAVSELDEVLGSLREGTRVDGPPLDPAPSLAPIADLLGDLGPQGRSTITCDDAIGDVGAEAARTAYRVVQEALTNVHRHGSGEARGRVQVEDGRIEILVENPVLGEGTARAGGRGLVGMRERLTLAGGTLVAGPVSLDGRPWWRLEASLPARGDS
- a CDS encoding response regulator transcription factor; its protein translation is MISVLVVDDDAMVRSGFAAILGSEPDLEVVGEAADGAEALTRARQVTPDVVVMDVRMPRLDGIEATRRLLRADDPPRVLVVTTFEHDSYVLEALEAGAHGFLLKRAGADQLVHAVRTVAAVDGLLFPDAIRDLVRRTARPARVLPALSTREAEVLRLLARGHSNAEIAAELFLGRETVKTYVRSLLTKLDARDRTQAVIAAFESGFVGTD
- a CDS encoding PhzF family phenazine biosynthesis protein encodes the protein MRFSQVDVFASEPCRGNPLAVVHDADGLTDDQLARFANWTNLSETTFLLPPTDPGADYRVRIFTTSEELPFAGHPTLGSARAWLEAGGVPATDGVVIQECGAGLIPIRYAEEQLAFAAPDFLRSGEVEEPDVQQIVAALRIRPEQIKHAQWIDNGPGWVGVVLDSADEVLALEPDFAALGDLDLGVIGPHAPGGPADYEVRAFVPGPGSNEDPVTGSLNAGFGVWLTGAGLAPEAFTVRQGTALGRAGRVDLRLKDGQVWVGGQANVLISGEVAL
- the zwf gene encoding glucose-6-phosphate dehydrogenase produces the protein MTDRIDPLAQTTSYPGLGPAPQATEFADPHVIVLFGACGDLARRKLLPGLAYLSVSELAPEIRVVGTSLEELDDAEFREFAKQAIHEFGNRDLSDQEWAKFAERLHFVPSAAGAQALARVVREGQASMGEDAGLLHYLSVPPKAALSVIELLRDADLVTDSRIVMEKPFGTDLASAVDLNAHIHETFTEEQIFRIDHFLGKEAAQNILAFRFANGLFEPIWNRNFIDHVQIDIPETLGLDRRAGFYEATGAFKDMVVSHLFQVLAFVAMEPPTALEPGAISEEKNKVFRSLLPLDPAHVVRGQYAEYLTEEGVARDSDTETFIALRCQIDNWRWAGVPFYLRTGKRMAEGARIISIAFKEAPRSMFPSNSGVGQAGPDHLTFDLADESKVSLSFYGKRPGPGMKLEKLSMQFSTRETAAAGDVLEAYERLILDAMHGDHTLFTTAEGIESLWARAAPLLENPPPVKPYAPGTWGPNAIHQLIAPHAWRLPFERAWREQPKSP
- the purU gene encoding formyltetrahydrofolate deformylase produces the protein MTQPPPAQSAPAQPEPTPAAAGLPDGSAYVLHIDCPERPGLAHLVTGFLQDWHADILELKQFDDFRAGRFFLRVHFVLDRQHEDPGAEGLRAAFAPLAEQCDGTFDIRAASARRRVLIMVSKFPHALNDLLFRARNDELGAEIVAVVSNHPDAQQLVEWHKIPFFHVPITRDTKPAAEARLLELVEQFDVELVVLARYMQIFSDELSRTLSGRAINIHHSFLPSFKGAKPYHQAYDRGVKTVGATAHYVSSDLDEGPIIAQSVQEVDHSFGPEELVAAGRDTECKALSNAVRWHCEDRVFLHGHRTVILR
- a CDS encoding LysR family transcriptional regulator, whose translation is MIDVQRLRVWQAVVASGSVHAAARHLGYTPSTVSQHVKLLARETGLVLATRVGRGIEPTAAGLRLAEEGSEVISSLGRLDHVVSDLRDGRTDHLSIACFASVAQTWVPEVAERLRHELPGVVLEVSISEPHGGRGRRAPDLEVASEAPDEAGSTGAAFVRHDLGLDPFVVALPVGHRLASADEVRVAELADETWIDNVVYDSPTLRILVEACRAAGFQPQFAARCDDHQATLGLVAAGLGITGLPSLAAHRLPDGVVAVPLVDPVPQRRIVANQRHLTAHTRASAVALEALQQLATQVRE
- a CDS encoding LysE family transporter, producing MTWPLLSGLISVSVILALTPGPDTLLTLRCGARSATAGYRYAAGAAAGIVVWSLFALTGLRLALDAWPHLLPTVTAVGGLLILVLGLLALRNGLRHHTSGAALAPPSRPLAVGLASSLTNPKTGLIFLAAFPRVLPAELTVGSAVVVPAIAAGSVGLWLVVLASVAGRGRVGRVLTGSAFEILSGLVLAGMGALALVEGLSHAV